In one Siniperca chuatsi isolate FFG_IHB_CAS linkage group LG14, ASM2008510v1, whole genome shotgun sequence genomic region, the following are encoded:
- the slc23a1 gene encoding solute carrier family 23 member 1 isoform X2, with the protein MEDDGQSHDYLAEGQSHKADRVNLPMGEDAKNNQPIGEQGAGSDMIYTIEDVPPWYLCILLGLQHYLTCFSGTVAVPFLLAEAMCVGQDQKTISQLIGTIFTTVGLTTLIQTTVGVRLPLFQASAFAFLIPAQAILSLDRWRCPSEEEIYGNWSLPLSTSHIWQPRIREIQGAIIVSSAVELVIGLCGLPGLLLEYIGPLTITPTVSLIGLSGFPTAGERAGSHWGLSALCIFLIILFAQYLRATSLPVPVYSRKKGLTSTRVQIFKMFPIILAIMLVWLICYILTLTNLLPSDPDRYGYKARTDARGDIMASSPWFRVPYPCQWGLPVVTVAGVLGMLSATMAGIVESIGDYYACARLSGATPPPVHAINRGIFTEGVCCIIAGLLGTGNGSTSSSPNIGVLGITKVGSRRVVQYGAGIMFLLGSVGKFTALFASLPDPILGGMFCTLFGMITAVGLSNLQLVDLNSSRNLFVLGFSMFFGLTLPTYLDTHPNSINTGLAELDQILTVLLSTEMFVGGFLGFCLDNTIPGSRQERGLVNWRSSSSSSSSYDLPLGMGVIRRTRWLRRFPISPSFTGFRASDDLPQPREEEEGRGRGEEEAADINLPSTKV; encoded by the exons AGTCATGATTACCTGGCAGAGGGGCAGAGCCACAAGGCAGACAGGGTTAACCTGCCAATGGGAGAAGATGCAAAGAATAACCAGCCAATAGGAGAGCAGGGGGCAGGGTCAGACATGATTTACACCATTGAAGATGTCCCACCCTGGTACCTGTGTATTCTACTGGGACTACAG CATTACCTGACATGTTTCAGTGGTACTGTAGCGGTGCCGTTTCTTCTGGCCGAGGCCATGTGTGTCGGTCAAGACCAGAAGACCATCAGTCAGCTGATCGGAACCATTTTCACCACTGTCGGACTAACAACCCTGATCCAGACCACCGTGGGAGTCAG actTCCTCTGTTTCAGGCCAGTGCATTTGCTTTCCTGATTCCTGCACAAGCCATCCTCAGTCTGGACCGCTGGAGGTGTCCCAGTGAGG AGGAGATTTATGGGAACTGGAGTCTTCCACTCAGCACCTCACACATCTGGCAGCCACGCATCAGAGAG atccAGGGAGCCATCATCGTGTCCAGTGCTGTGGAGCTTGTGATTGGTCtgtgtgggttgccaggtttgcTGCTGGAGTACATCGGCCCACTCACCATCACTCCAACAGTCTCATTGATCGGCCTGTCTGGGTTCCCCACAGCTGGAGAAAGAGCCGGGTCTCACTGGGGCCTCTCAGCACT ATGTATTTTTCTCATCATTCTGTTTGCTCAGTACCTGAGAgcgacatcacttcctgttcctgtttaCAGCAGGAAGAAAGGACTAACTTCCACCAGAGTCCAGATCTTCAAAATGTTTCCC ATCATCCTCGCCATCATGTTGGTCTGGCTCATTTGCTACATTCTAACTCTGACCAACCTGTTGCCAAGTGACCCCGATCGCTATGGATACAAGGCCCGGACCGATGCCCGTGGTGACATTATGGCTTCTTCACCCTGGTTCAGAGTACCCTACCCCT GCCAGTGGGGGTTGCCGGTTGTAACGGTTGCTGGGGTACTGGGGATGCTGAGTGCCACAATGGCGGGTATCGTGGAGTCGATTGGTGATTATTACGCCTGTGCTCGTCTATCTGGAGCCACGCCCCCTCCAGTCCACGCCATCAACAG ggGAATCTTCACTGAGGGCGTCTGCTGCATCATTGCTGGCCTTTTAGGAACAGGAAACGGCTCTACCTCCTCCAGTCCAAATATAGGTGTTCTGGGCATCACCAAG GTGGGCAGCAGGCGGGTGGTGCAGTACGGAGCAGGCATCATGTTTCTGTTGGGATCAGTTGGGAAGTTCACGGCTCTGTTCGCCTCGCTGCCGGATCCGATCCTCGGAGGAATGTTCTGCACACTGTTTG GTATGATCACAGCTGTCGGTCTGTCTAACCTGCAGCTGGTGGATTTGAACTCATCCAGAAATCTTTTTGTTCTCGGGTTCTCGATGTTCTTCGGTCTGACTCTGCCGACGTACCTGGACACACACCCCAACTCCATCAACACAg GTCTTGCAGAACTGGATCAGATCCTGACAGTTCTTCTGTCCACTGAGATGTTTGTTGGAGGATTTCTGGGTTTTTGTCTCGACAACACGAtaccag gTTCCAGACAGGAGCGAGGTTTAGTCAATTGGAGGtcttcctcgtcctcctcttcctcctatgATCTTCCTCTGGGGATGGGTGTGATCAGGCGGACTCGTTGGCTCAGACGGTTTCCCATCAGCCCCTCCT